In the Terriglobales bacterium genome, one interval contains:
- the selB gene encoding selenocysteine-specific translation elongation factor, producing MKSVIVGTAGHIDHGKSALVKALTGTDPDRLEEEKRRGITIDIGFAYLELPDAAGETLRLGFVDVPGHERFVRNMLAGVGGIDLVLLVIAADESIKPQTREHFDICRLLSIRRGITVITKSDLVDADTLDVVRLEAEEFLRGSFLDSSHAPIVSVSAKTGAGIPELKQALSKIAAAAQPKDSEAFARLPIDRVFVMKGFGTVVTGTLVSGRIQKEDELEVFPSGRRVRVRGIQVHGRQANVATAGQRTALNLAGLTTDDLARGMVLAPPDTFRATSRIDVSLSLLPSARPLRERARVHLHAYTAETVAEVNLHGAKQLAPGQSGFARLRPAQPMLLLPGDRFILRQFSPVVTIGGGVVLDAAPLPGKLAQKSGTDLEILANGSPAEILSARVARRGKSGLGLEDVVNETGWRRQEIEATAKSLDKSIRRIGKVLISAEGFDQARAGALATVNAFHAANPLVAGISKEELREKLHLSSEVFQGVLEALLRDKKLEATGEQVRAAGRGVVLRDEEAESKRTIEQAFSSAGLKVPALKDVLAGLRVDRVRAQKIVTLLLRDKVLVKISDDLVFHRDALDDLRRRVIAHKAKSPKMGVAEFKDLTGITRKYAIPLLEYLDRERVTRRVADERIIL from the coding sequence ATGAAGTCCGTAATCGTCGGCACCGCCGGCCATATTGATCATGGGAAATCCGCGCTGGTGAAGGCGCTGACCGGCACCGATCCTGACCGGTTAGAGGAAGAAAAGCGACGCGGCATAACTATTGATATCGGCTTCGCGTATCTGGAGCTGCCCGACGCTGCAGGCGAGACGCTGCGACTCGGCTTTGTTGACGTCCCCGGACATGAGCGTTTTGTGCGCAACATGCTGGCGGGTGTAGGCGGGATTGACTTGGTGTTGCTGGTCATCGCCGCCGATGAATCCATCAAGCCGCAAACTCGCGAGCACTTTGATATTTGCCGGCTGCTTTCGATTCGACGCGGGATCACCGTAATCACCAAGTCTGATTTGGTGGATGCCGATACCTTGGATGTGGTGCGACTGGAAGCGGAAGAGTTTCTGCGTGGATCTTTTCTCGATAGCTCGCACGCGCCAATCGTCTCCGTAAGCGCAAAGACCGGCGCAGGTATTCCGGAACTCAAGCAGGCTCTGTCGAAGATCGCTGCTGCGGCGCAGCCCAAAGATTCCGAAGCCTTCGCGCGACTGCCGATCGACCGCGTGTTCGTAATGAAAGGCTTCGGGACTGTGGTGACCGGCACTCTGGTTTCAGGAAGGATTCAGAAGGAAGACGAGTTGGAAGTGTTTCCGAGCGGACGGCGGGTGCGGGTCCGAGGAATTCAAGTGCATGGCCGTCAAGCCAACGTGGCCACCGCAGGCCAGCGTACCGCGCTTAATCTCGCCGGCCTCACCACTGATGATCTGGCGCGCGGCATGGTTCTCGCGCCCCCGGACACCTTTCGCGCGACTTCTCGGATTGACGTGTCGCTCTCGCTGCTGCCCTCGGCGCGTCCGCTGCGCGAGCGGGCTCGGGTTCACCTGCACGCTTATACCGCAGAAACCGTCGCCGAAGTTAACTTGCATGGCGCCAAGCAGCTTGCGCCCGGACAATCCGGCTTTGCGCGATTGCGTCCCGCGCAGCCAATGTTGCTGCTGCCCGGGGACCGCTTCATCCTGCGCCAGTTTTCACCGGTGGTCACGATCGGGGGCGGGGTGGTGCTCGATGCGGCTCCCTTGCCGGGCAAATTAGCGCAGAAAAGCGGAACTGATCTCGAGATCCTTGCCAATGGCTCGCCTGCAGAAATACTCAGTGCTCGTGTGGCCCGGCGTGGCAAATCCGGGCTCGGGCTCGAGGACGTTGTCAACGAAACAGGGTGGCGACGGCAGGAGATCGAAGCGACTGCGAAATCTCTAGACAAAAGCATTCGCCGCATCGGGAAAGTTCTGATATCGGCGGAAGGGTTCGATCAGGCCCGGGCAGGGGCGCTCGCCACCGTCAATGCATTTCATGCTGCCAATCCGCTGGTGGCGGGGATCAGCAAGGAAGAGCTTCGCGAGAAACTGCATCTAAGTTCGGAAGTTTTTCAGGGGGTTCTCGAAGCGCTGCTCCGCGACAAGAAGCTCGAGGCCACGGGCGAGCAGGTACGAGCCGCGGGGCGAGGCGTGGTGCTGCGCGACGAGGAGGCGGAATCGAAGCGCACCATCGAGCAGGCATTTTCGTCAGCAGGATTGAAGGTGCCGGCGTTAAAGGACGTGCTAGCCGGATTGCGAGTGGATCGTGTGCGCGCTCAGAAGATCGTCACCCTGCTTTTGCGCGATAAAGTGTTGGTGAAGATTTCCGACGACCTGGTTTTCCATCGCGATGCCCTGGATGATCTTCGGCGCCGCGTAATTGCACACAAAGCCAAATCCCCGAAGATGGGCGTGGCCGAATTCAAAGACCTCACCGGCATCACGCGGAAGTACGCCATCCCACTGCTCGAATACCTGGATCGCGAGCGCGTGACCCGGCGAGTAGCCGACGAACGGATAATACTTTGA
- the trmFO gene encoding methylenetetrahydrofolate--tRNA-(uracil(54)-C(5))-methyltransferase (FADH(2)-oxidizing) TrmFO codes for MPSRVQIIGAGLAGSEAAWQLARRGVSVDLYEMRPVRSTPAHQTGDFAELVCSNSLKSESENTAPWLLKEEMRRAGSLLLELARSASVPAGHALAVDRTAFSAAVTQAISGEPNIHVHREEVTRIDEAAGTTIIATGPLTSDALSQEIARLSGSTHLYFFDSISPIVEADSIDLSRVYRAARYDKGTADYINCPMSNEEYDRFYAALLAAESVEARDWEKLNYFEACLPIEEIARRGRDTLRFGPMKPVGLRDPRTGKQPYAVVQLRQENLRADSYNIVGFQNHLKFGEQARVLRLIPGLENARFLRYGQIHRNTYINAPSLLRETLQMKLHPNVLFAGQICGVEGYVESIATGLMAGMHAAALALGDVPVPPPRATAFGSLVRYVTHADPQNFQPANITFDLLPPLETKIRDRAERHRLQCERALGELQSWLESQPNVPCTTERAVSF; via the coding sequence TTGCCATCGCGAGTGCAAATAATTGGCGCCGGTCTGGCCGGCTCGGAAGCCGCCTGGCAACTGGCTCGCAGGGGTGTGTCCGTTGACCTCTACGAAATGCGGCCGGTGCGCTCCACTCCAGCCCATCAGACCGGCGACTTTGCTGAGCTGGTGTGCTCGAACTCTCTCAAGTCCGAGAGCGAGAACACCGCCCCGTGGCTGCTCAAGGAAGAAATGCGCCGTGCCGGCTCGTTGCTACTTGAGTTGGCGCGTTCCGCCTCCGTTCCCGCCGGACACGCGCTGGCTGTGGACCGCACCGCATTCTCCGCGGCAGTTACCCAGGCAATTTCTGGCGAGCCGAACATCCATGTGCACCGAGAGGAAGTCACGCGCATTGACGAAGCAGCCGGGACCACGATCATTGCGACCGGACCGCTCACCTCCGATGCGCTGTCGCAAGAAATCGCACGCCTCAGCGGCAGCACGCATCTTTATTTTTTCGATTCTATAAGCCCGATCGTCGAGGCTGACTCGATTGACCTTTCGCGCGTGTACCGCGCCGCCCGCTATGACAAGGGGACAGCCGATTACATCAACTGTCCCATGAGTAACGAAGAGTACGACCGCTTCTATGCCGCGCTGCTCGCGGCAGAGTCGGTGGAGGCTCGCGATTGGGAGAAGCTGAACTATTTCGAAGCGTGCCTGCCAATTGAAGAAATCGCCCGGCGTGGGCGCGACACTTTGCGATTCGGGCCCATGAAACCGGTAGGCCTCCGCGATCCCCGCACTGGGAAGCAGCCTTACGCCGTAGTGCAATTGCGGCAGGAAAACTTGCGAGCCGATTCGTACAACATTGTTGGTTTCCAAAATCATTTGAAGTTTGGTGAGCAGGCCCGCGTGCTGCGCCTCATCCCCGGGCTGGAGAACGCGCGCTTTCTGCGCTATGGACAGATCCATCGCAATACTTACATCAATGCGCCTTCTCTGCTGCGCGAGACTTTGCAGATGAAGCTGCATCCGAATGTGCTCTTTGCCGGACAGATCTGCGGCGTGGAAGGCTACGTCGAATCAATTGCAACCGGACTCATGGCGGGGATGCATGCCGCGGCGCTAGCGCTTGGCGACGTGCCGGTTCCGCCCCCGCGTGCGACTGCATTCGGGTCTCTGGTGCGCTACGTCACACATGCTGATCCGCAGAATTTTCAGCCGGCAAACATCACATTCGATCTTCTGCCGCCGCTCGAAACAAAAATCCGCGACCGCGCCGAGCGGCATCGGCTGCAGTGTGAACGCGCGTTAGGGGAATTGCAAAGTTGGTTGGAGTCCCAACCGAATGTACCCTGTACTACAGAACGAGCAGTGTCTTTTTAG
- the der gene encoding ribosome biogenesis GTPase Der translates to MRTPTIAIVGRPNVGKSTLFNRIIGRRRAIVGDEPGITRDRLYGEAHWRGRTMRVVDTGGIIPEEKEHIPAEIFRQAKVALEEADAVVMVVDARTELAAPDLELARVLQRGGKPLFLAVNKVDADKIEAAAEEFRRLGIRNLFPVSAEHGRGVAELLDAILEVLPEDQTKTEDQNITTEGTEELLETAESADAAPRETRVAIIGRPNVGKSTLLNRLTGSSRAIVSPVPGTTRDAVDEIVQRGSQRYRFIDTAGIRRKGKTRLMAEKLSVVMARKHLEAADIALLVIDATEGVTALDATIAGYAHESGRSIIVVVNKWDLVAGKPAAQDSDETKAKGATHTWRGRQMPRQDRPVDRKVYEAQLRDSLKFLAYAPVIFVSASTGKNTHKIFPTLELVAAERRKRIPTGEMNRFLKHIDFDRASVPAAKRIKIYYMTQASTSPPTFVLFADRAVKLHFSYQRFVENQIRQAFGFVGTPIRIKTRGRE, encoded by the coding sequence GTGCGTACGCCGACCATCGCTATTGTGGGCCGTCCCAACGTCGGCAAATCCACACTCTTCAATCGGATTATCGGCCGCCGTCGGGCCATTGTCGGTGACGAGCCCGGCATAACCCGCGACCGCCTATACGGCGAGGCACACTGGCGTGGGCGGACGATGCGCGTGGTGGATACCGGCGGCATCATTCCCGAAGAGAAAGAGCACATTCCCGCCGAGATCTTCCGTCAGGCCAAGGTAGCTCTGGAGGAGGCCGATGCCGTAGTGATGGTGGTGGACGCTCGCACGGAACTCGCGGCACCCGATCTGGAGCTGGCGCGCGTCCTGCAACGGGGTGGAAAGCCATTGTTCCTGGCAGTGAACAAAGTGGATGCCGACAAAATCGAGGCGGCAGCAGAGGAGTTCCGACGCCTGGGCATTCGCAATCTTTTCCCCGTTTCCGCGGAGCACGGCAGGGGAGTGGCGGAGCTGCTGGATGCGATCCTGGAGGTGCTGCCGGAAGATCAAACCAAAACCGAAGACCAAAACATAACCACAGAGGGCACAGAGGAACTTCTAGAAACGGCAGAATCTGCCGATGCAGCGCCGAGGGAGACAAGAGTTGCCATCATCGGCCGGCCGAACGTCGGCAAATCTACGCTCCTGAACCGGCTCACAGGCTCCTCGCGAGCTATCGTTTCCCCGGTACCTGGAACCACGCGGGATGCGGTTGACGAAATCGTGCAGCGTGGTTCGCAGCGCTATCGTTTCATTGACACCGCCGGTATCCGCCGCAAAGGCAAGACACGGCTCATGGCTGAGAAGCTCTCAGTGGTGATGGCGCGCAAGCACCTGGAAGCCGCGGATATTGCGCTACTGGTGATCGACGCCACCGAGGGCGTAACCGCCCTGGACGCTACCATCGCCGGCTATGCCCATGAGAGTGGCCGCTCCATTATTGTTGTGGTCAACAAATGGGATTTGGTGGCGGGAAAACCTGCAGCTCAGGATTCCGACGAAACTAAAGCTAAGGGTGCCACCCACACCTGGCGTGGGCGCCAGATGCCGCGCCAGGACCGGCCGGTTGATCGCAAGGTTTACGAAGCCCAACTCCGCGATTCACTGAAGTTTTTGGCTTACGCACCGGTAATCTTTGTTTCGGCTAGCACCGGCAAGAACACCCACAAAATCTTCCCCACTTTGGAACTTGTCGCCGCGGAGCGCCGCAAGCGCATTCCGACTGGCGAAATGAATCGCTTTCTCAAACACATTGACTTCGACCGGGCCTCGGTTCCGGCAGCCAAGCGGATCAAAATTTATTACATGACCCAGGCTTCCACTTCACCCCCGACATTCGTATTGTTCGCCGATCGCGCCGTGAAGCTGCATTTCTCTTATCAGCGTTTTGTCGAGAATCAAATCCGGCAGGCGTTTGGATTTGTGGGCACACCAATTCGCATCAAAACGCGCGGGCGCGAGTAG